From the genome of Gracilibacillus salitolerans, one region includes:
- a CDS encoding DUF1798 family protein: MLLLTYIEELEKKLGRLKEYYLTHERPENKRDPQFFAFVKENTEPVFETIDQWYEEALNFVKNRNVNVHPQQVESTAENIKLLLLHSYYVDVRRKRYMELHQSVMYVFDLLKNDMQNL, encoded by the coding sequence TTGTTACTGTTAACATATATAGAGGAATTAGAAAAAAAATTAGGAAGGTTAAAAGAATATTACCTTACTCATGAACGTCCAGAAAACAAAAGGGATCCGCAGTTCTTTGCGTTTGTAAAGGAAAATACCGAACCTGTTTTTGAAACGATAGATCAATGGTATGAAGAAGCATTAAACTTTGTGAAGAACAGGAATGTTAACGTACATCCTCAGCAGGTTGAATCAACAGCGGAAAACATAAAATTATTGTTACTCCACAGTTACTATGTAGATGTAAGAAGAAAAAGGTACATGGAATTACATCAATCGGTAATGTATGTTTTCGATTTATTAAAAAATGATATGCAAAATTTATAA
- a CDS encoding spore protein: protein MRVNKKRKMNNGREKQHNKEIPTQNDKKLNGPNRPST, encoded by the coding sequence ATGCGTGTAAATAAAAAGAGAAAGATGAATAACGGGCGGGAAAAGCAGCATAACAAAGAGATACCGACGCAAAATGACAAAAAATTAAATGGACCTAATCGTCCAT